The following are encoded together in the Oncorhynchus gorbuscha isolate QuinsamMale2020 ecotype Even-year linkage group LG03, OgorEven_v1.0, whole genome shotgun sequence genome:
- the LOC124020903 gene encoding tumor suppressor candidate 2-like: protein MGGSGSKVKGAWPFAGSGAGGDSGSEGQEDHSVARLKGTRKATPFIFTRRSSLYYDEDGDLAHEFYEETVVTKNGRKRSKLKRIQKNLIPQGIVKLNHPRIHVDFPVILFEV, encoded by the exons ATGGGAGGCAGTGGATCCAAGGTGAAAGGTGCTTGGCCATTTGCTGGTTCGGGAGCTGGAGGGGATTCGGGCAGTGAGGGGCAAGAGGATCACTCTGTTGCCCGGCTCAAAGGGACCAGAAAAGCAACCCCATTTATTTTCACAAGGAGGAG CTCTCTCTACTATGATGAGGATGGGGACCTGGCTCATGAGTTCTATGAAGAGACTGTAGTGACAAAAAATGGCCGGAAGAGGTCCAAGCTGAAGAGGATTCAGAAGAACCTCATACCTCAG GGAATTGTGAAGCTAAACCACCCCCGGATCCATGTAGATTTCCCTGTCATCCTCTTTGAGGTGTGA
- the LOC124031551 gene encoding hyaluronidase-2-like, whose protein sequence is MLYWTALPDWKVLLLVTLLWDCLCAEELKPTRWPLYPQKPLVMAWNAPTEDCGPRHGIHFQLEQFQIVASPSKGFVRQNLTIFYKDRLGLYPYYKEHDGAVMNGGLPQVASLTQHLEKMPEGIQYYIREAGAKGLAVIDWEEWRPLWIRNWDVKNVYRNQSRQLVAQKNPAWPAERVAKVAQQEFEMSARKFMLETLRLAKSLRPNQLWGFYLFPDCYNHDYKNTLENYTGRCPDVEVARNEMLKWLWMESTALFPSVYMGTVLRSSPSGRQFVRNRVKEGMRLASGGDGLARPVFVYARPTYANILELLTETDLVSTIGESVALGAAGIILWGDHAFASSKASCSSLNEYLRGPLGRYLLNVTTAAELCSQTLCDSLGRCLRKHPDTDAYLHLSTRTHRIEPLANGKLKVQGQLGEDDILGFQREFQCQCYSGYQGEGCGQRDPQQQRGIAAPIMASWVYCLLLLLITLLL, encoded by the exons ATGTTGTACTGGACTGCACTGCCTGATTGGAAAGTATTGCTGTTGGTGACACTTCTATGGGACTGCCTATGTGCTGAGGAACTGAAACCCACGAGATGGCCACTGTATCCCCAAAAGCCTCTGGTCATGGCCTGGAATGCTCCGACGGAGGACTGCGGCCCGCGGCACGGTATTCACTTTCAGCTGGAGCAGTTCCAGATTGTGGCGTCGCCCAGCAAGGGCTTTGTCCGCCAAAACCTCACCATCTTTTACAAGGACCGCTTGGGGTTGTACCCCTATTATAAGGAGCACGATGGTGCTGTCATGAACGGTGGGCTCCCGCAGGTTGCCAGTCTCACTCAGCACCTGGAGAAGATGCCGGAGGGTATTCAGTATTACATACGCGAAGCAGGGGCCAAGGGACTGGCAGTTATTGACTGGGAGGAGTGGAGACCACTGTGGATCCGCAACTGGGACGTCAAGAATGTGTACCGCAACCAGTCAAGGCAGCTGGTGGCCCAGAAGAACCCAGCCTGGCCCGCAGAGCGTGTGGCTAAGGTGGCCCAGCAGGAGTTTGAGATGTCAGCCCGGAAGTTCATGCTGGAGACCCTGAGGCTGGCCAAGAGCCTGCGGCCCAACCAGCTGTGGGGGTTCTACTTGTTCCCAGACTGCTACAACCACGACTACAAGAACACTCTGGAGAACTACACGGGCCGCTGCCCTGACGTGGAGGTGGCCCGGAATGAAATGCTCAAATGGCTGTGGATGGAGAGCACAGCCCTCTTCCCCTCAGTCTACATGGGCACGGTGCTGCGCTCTTCGCCCTCGGGGCGGCAGTTTGTCCGGAACCGGGTGAAGGAGGGGATGCGTCTGGCGTCAGGGGGAGACGGGCTGGCACGCCCTGTCTTTGTGTACGCCCGGCCCACCTATGCCAACATACTGGAGCTGCTGACAGAG ACGGACCTGGTCTCCACCATCGGGGAGAGTGTGGCTCTTGGGGCCGCAGGCATCATCCTCTGGGGAGATCACGCTTTTGCCAGCAGCAAG gccAGTTGCTCTAGTCTGAATGAATACCTGCGGGGTCCGCTGGGCCGGTACCTGCTCAACGTTACCACGGCAGCAGAGCTGTGCAGCCAGACGCTGTGCGATTCCCTTGGGCGCTGCTTGCGTAAACACCCTGACACTGATGCCTACCTGCACCTCAGCACCCGCACCCACAGAATAGAGCCCCTAGCAAATGGAAAACTCAAGGTTCAAGGTCAGCTTGGGGAAGATGACATATTGGGCTTTCAGAGGGAGTTTCAGTGCCAGTGCTATAGTGGCTACCAGGGAGAGGGCTGTGGCCAGAGAGACCCCCAACAACAACGAGGCATCGCAGCTCCAATCATGGCATCATGGGTGTACTGTTTGCTCCTGCTACTAATCACACTCCTGCTCTGA